The genomic window CATTTTTAGTGGGATGTCAGCCAAAAAGCAATACGGCTGCTTCCGATCAAAAAGAATCGGATGCACCAAAAAATGCAGAGAAATCAGACCATCCGCTTGCTAATAAAAAAATTGCATTAGTGATGCAGCAAAACTTAGGGACATTTTCAGCTCAATATATTGAAGGTGTTAAAGAGCAGGCAGAAAAATTCGGCGGAACGGTAAATGTTTTTACATCTGAAGGGGACTTAGCAAAAATGGCCTCTAACCTGGATGCAGCCATTAACCAAGGCTTCGATGGGATATTAATCGATCACGGAACAAAAGAAGCTTTAAATAACGGAGTTGAAAAAGCTGTAGAAAAGGGCATTCCGGTCATTGTATTTGATGCTGATATTGAGGTTGAGGGAGTCTCTGTGTTAGAGCAAGGCGATCAGAAAATGGCCGAAATGACATTGAATAAACTAGGCGAAGATGCAAATGGTGAAGCTAATATCGTAAAAATTTGGGTAGCTGGCTTTGCACCAATGGAAAGAAGACAAGTAGCTTATGAAGCATTTTTGAAAAACAATCCTGGCATTAAAGAAATTGCTGCATTTGGAGCGGCGACAGCTAATACAGCATTAGATACACAGGCACAAATGGAAGCAATCTTGAAGCAATATCCGAAGGAAGGACAAATCACAGCTGTTTGGGCAGCTTGGGATGAGTTTGCTAAAGGTGCTGTTCGTGCCATTGAACAAGCTGGAAGAACGGACATTAAGGTTTACAGCATCGATATGAGTGATGAAGATCTACAGATGATTCAAAAGGAAAATAGCCCTTGGGTTGCTTCTGCAGCAGTTGATCCTAAGGATATCGGTCGCATCCAAGTGCGTTATTTATACCAAAAAATTAATGGCGAAAATCCAGAGCAAAAAATTGTCCTAAATCCAGTATTTGTAGACAAAGACAAGCTTCCTGATCAACAAGTTACTACAAACGAGCTAAGCGAATACATCGAAGGCTGGGGAGCAAGTGAACAAGGCTACAATGAAGCATTAAAGGAATTAGAGGAACAGCTTAAATAAGGTATATAGAAAATGAAACGAAAGAAATTGAACGGGAGACCAATTGTTGAATAGTTTCCCGTTTTTCCAGGGAAACACGAGAAAAGTGGAAAGAAGGTTTCGTTAAGGTCTCGTTAGTTTCCCGTTAGTTTCCCGTTTTTCTAGAAATAACGATAAAAGTGGAAACAAAGGCAAAATAGTTTCCACTTTTTATAGAAAACACAAGAAAAGTGGAAACAACGAATGTCCAGTTTAGAAAGGAGGTATTTTCATGACGGATACGCTGCTTGCGATGGAAAAAATACAAAAACAATTTGGGAAAGTATCGGCACTGAATGATGCCTCTTTTCAGCTTAAAAAGGGAGAAATCCATGCACTGCTTGGTGCGAATGGGGCAGGGAAAAGTACGCTCATGAAAATTCTGTCTGGCGTATATGAGCATGACGGCGGGGAAATTCTCCTTGATGGAAAAGAGCTTCGGTTCAAATCACCAAAAGCAGCGAAGGAACAGGGAGTATATTGTGTTTACCAAGAGGTCGATACAGCCCTTGTACCTGAACTTTCTGTTGCTGAAAATATTATGCTTGATACATTTGCCTCTCAAAAAGCTCTCTTCATTTCTAAGAAAAAGATCAATGAAAGAGCAAAAGAGGCATTAAAACAGCTCCAGTCCGAGCATATTTCCGTACAAAAGCAAGCCTTAGAGCTAACGCTTGCTGAAAAACAGATTGTGCTAATTGCACGGGCATTAGTTCACTCGGCAAAAATTATTATTTTCGATGAACCAACTGCCCCGCTATCCTTTCAAGAATCGGGGCGGCTGTTTTCAGTCATGAAAAAATTAAAAAGTCAGAGTGTTGGCTGTATATTTATTTCACACCGGCTTCCAGAAGTATTTGAAATATGTGATCGAGTAACAGTGATGCGGGAAGGGAAGACAGTGAGTACATCAGAAACAGCCTTAACCACACAAGACCAAGTTGTTGAGGACATGCTTGGCTCAGCTTTTACTAGTGAACTTGGAAAGCAAGAGAAGCACATCGGTTCAACATTACTAGAAGTATCAGAGCTAACCGATGGCCATAAGCTTCACGATATTTCTTTCTCGGTTTCTGAAGGAGAAATTGTTGGAGTTGTTGGTTTAGTTGGTGCTGGAAAGACAGAGCTTGCGAAGACTTTATTTGGGGTGACTCCGGCTAAGCAAGGGAAAATTTCACTTAACAAGAAAGAGGAAAAAATTCACCATCCATCCGATGCCATTAAAGCGGGAATTGCCCTAGTTCCAGAAGAACGACGGAAAGAAGGCCTATTTGTTCATGAATCTCTAAGAATCAATTCCACCTTTC from Bacillus sp. DTU_2020_1000418_1_SI_GHA_SEK_038 includes these protein-coding regions:
- a CDS encoding sugar ABC transporter substrate-binding protein — translated: MKKQLSILLLAILLVSAFLVGCQPKSNTAASDQKESDAPKNAEKSDHPLANKKIALVMQQNLGTFSAQYIEGVKEQAEKFGGTVNVFTSEGDLAKMASNLDAAINQGFDGILIDHGTKEALNNGVEKAVEKGIPVIVFDADIEVEGVSVLEQGDQKMAEMTLNKLGEDANGEANIVKIWVAGFAPMERRQVAYEAFLKNNPGIKEIAAFGAATANTALDTQAQMEAILKQYPKEGQITAVWAAWDEFAKGAVRAIEQAGRTDIKVYSIDMSDEDLQMIQKENSPWVASAAVDPKDIGRIQVRYLYQKINGENPEQKIVLNPVFVDKDKLPDQQVTTNELSEYIEGWGASEQGYNEALKELEEQLK
- a CDS encoding sugar ABC transporter ATP-binding protein; this translates as MTDTLLAMEKIQKQFGKVSALNDASFQLKKGEIHALLGANGAGKSTLMKILSGVYEHDGGEILLDGKELRFKSPKAAKEQGVYCVYQEVDTALVPELSVAENIMLDTFASQKALFISKKKINERAKEALKQLQSEHISVQKQALELTLAEKQIVLIARALVHSAKIIIFDEPTAPLSFQESGRLFSVMKKLKSQSVGCIFISHRLPEVFEICDRVTVMREGKTVSTSETALTTQDQVVEDMLGSAFTSELGKQEKHIGSTLLEVSELTDGHKLHDISFSVSEGEIVGVVGLVGAGKTELAKTLFGVTPAKQGKISLNKKEEKIHHPSDAIKAGIALVPEERRKEGLFVHESLRINSTFPNLRKFTRGFFMHKPSETAFADQIIASLQIKTNNTETPLVNLSGGNQQKVAIGKWTSLDSSIYLFDEPTKGVDIGAKVDIFKLIRQISEKQKGVIYFSSEIHEILGISDRILVMYDGKIVKEFSRNEATQEKILLYASGGKEEQHEREQHSVSI